A region of the Chitinispirillales bacterium ANBcel5 genome:
CTACAGCCGCTGCTAAATCGTTAGCCGACACTTGCTCCTCTTGTGCTACATCTGTTTTATGAGTAGCCTTGAGAACCAGATCGTCGATTCCGGGGACATTTAGTTTTTGCTCTGAGATGTTTTCATTAGCATCCCAATTGTGTGAAAAAATTACATCATCAGAAATGCTTACGACAAAGGGGTCATCGGTTTCTGATGCAAAATCCCGCAGTGATTCCTCCAGATCATACTTGACAACCACTGTTCCGACATATCGCCCTGCTGGATTAAAAAGCTGTTTTGCCCAGAAAAGAAAGTATCTGCCTCGTTCTCTGGTGTAGCCAAAATAGGTTTCATCGGAGTTACTTACAGTTCTGTACCATCTTTGTCCCGAGACATTGCGAGTGGCACGTATTGGAGAACGGCCGCGTATAACCTGGTTAATAAGAACACCATTTGAATTGGTACGCAGAATGGAGTTAATTGAGGGGTGTTCCCGTAGCAATGAGATAAAGTGCTGATCAACATTTCTTAGGTTAGTTGCACGGGTTTGCGGCATTTCGGCAATACTGTTAAGAATTACTTCCAGAGATGAAAAATGCTCCTCCATATCGCTTTTTATGTCTGAAGAAGCGGTGCGAGGTAAAGTCATCAGAAAGGTCAGCACAGTGAGAAGAAATAGCATAGAACGATGATAATGTCTCTGAGATTCGCAAACCGTGCCGATCTTGGGAATAACATTCATATACTGACCTCCATTTTATAGAAAATGTCAAGAATAGATCTTGTGATTTCCCGGTTAGCTGTGAATTGGTTATAGTATATAATAACTAACGCACAGCTTTAAGGCAACGAGTTTGGGCTGGTGGGCGACAAAAGAGTCGCACTTTTTGGGGTCAGTTTTCCTTTTTTTGGGCTAAAATAGAAGGTTGTTCTGTGCTTAGGCTATCCAGAAAAGTATCTATCTCAGCGATCTGATCATTAAGTCTCACTAAGCGTTCACCCTCAAGCTTTGGAGTTGCAATCATACGTTTTTTAAGAGGGTCCATCCAGGAGCCGTTAGGTCTCTTAAATCCAAAATGTAAATGTGGTCCTGTTGAAAGTCCTGTGCTTCCAACGGTTCCGATAACCTGTCGACTTTGAACTCTCTGCCCTCTTCTTACTGAGCGCCTGTGGAGGTGCAGGTAATAGGAGGTGTAATTGTCACTGTGTCTTACAGCAATGTAATTTCCATTGGTTCGGTTGTAGGCTGATTTAACCACAACACCTTCTGCAACTGCGTAAACCGGTGTTCCGGTAGCTGCTCGGTAATCTACCCCCCAATGCATACTTCGTACACCAGTAATTGGATGGCGTCTCATACCGTAAGGAGATGTAATATGCAACCGATCAAGAGGGTATCTGAGACCAGAATAAATAAGTGCCTCACCTTCTCTGGTATAGTGGGCAGTATAGGAAGATTTTGGATCGAAGTCTTCATATCGGTACGCTTCATGAGTTCCTGCTCTGACACCATTGTAGTGCGCATAAAGTACATGGCTTTCAATTCGTATTGAATCCTGAAAAAAACGCTCTCTAAGCAGCACCTTAAATCGATCTCCGGCGCGCGCATCGGTTCTGAAAGATATTTTGCACTGTAAAATTCCATTGACAACACCAACCATTGATCCGGGGATTTCCATAGCTCGAAGTGTTTGGTCAAGTGATGCTCCCTGTTCCAAAACACCCTCATAGATTCTATGTTCAATGGTTGTAGGGTGGTCGATGCGCTGATACACAAACTCGCCAGATCCATCATCTTTTAATCGATGCTCAACAGAGGGGTTGGGCTTGTAGGAAAAAGATACCACTCGTTCGGGTTCTGTAGAATCCATAAGTGCTTCAAATTTTTCTGCCACTCTGTGATTTACAATTTCAACTGTGTCTGTAAGTGTGTTAACAATTGCGAGGCTCATAACTGTGGAAATACCCATATCATCCAAAACTTGAAACATGCCCTGTCCGGGACCAATTTCACCCCTTCTGACATAGCGCAGATACGCTAAATCCTTTTTCACTAAATCGATCTCCCTGTTTAGGGAATCAAGGTATTCAGTAATTTCTGAAAGCTCTTGATCTGCTGTATTGCTTGCAAGTGATGGTGAAGAATTTAATCTGATTACTGTTATTGCAAGAATAACAGGAATAAACAAGGTAAAAACTTTGAGTATATTACCAACTTTTTTCTTTCTTTGTAACCTATATCTTCTCTTTTTAATCATAGGGCATACTTCGTTTTTAAATGTATATCGTACGTTTTGTTTCGGTTCTGAAAATATTTAATAGAAATAACCATACCAGTTAACGTCAACGTGGTTTGGACTGTGTATGATAAAAATATACAAATATTACACTATTTAGCAAATTTGAATACAACTATCTTTGGGACCGATTGTAATAAACGGGTACAAATATAGTATTTTTATATGCTTAGACTGAAAATTGTTCTCTGTACCAGGAAGGATATAAGATAATGCGCTTCAGACCATGTATTGATCTTCATCAGGGAAAAGTGAAACAAATAGTGGGGGGATCGCTTTCGGATGCCGATTCTGAGAAACTTATAACTAATTTTGAATCACCACGATCACCTGCGCATTTTGCTTCGATGTATTGTGACGATAAATTGTATGGCGGACACGTAATAATGCTTGGCCCTGGAAACGAACACGCTGCAAGTGAAGCGATTGCTGCTTTTCCTGAAGGATTTCAGGTTGGTGGTGGTATTAATGCTGAGAATGCAATGCGTTACTTAGATATTGGAGCATCACACGTAATCGTTACCTCCTATGTGTTTTTTGGGGGACATATTCAATGGGAACGGCTTGAGGAGCTGGTACGGGCTTTGGGTAAAAAGAGAATCGTTCTTGATCTAAGTTGCAGAAAAAAGGGTGATTCCTACGTTATAGTGACCGATCGATGGCAGGTCCTCACGTCTCAGACCATAAATGCTCAGCTGCTTGAAAAACTTGGCTCCTATTGTGATGAGTTCCTTATTCATGCAGCAGATATTGAGGGGCTCAAAGGAGGGGTGGATCAGGAGCTGATTGCACTGCTTGGAGAAATATCACCACTGAATGTTACCTATGCAGGTGGAATACGATCAATTCAAGACCTCGAGATCACAAAAGAGCTGGGGAAATCACGAGTTGATGCAACAATTGGCAGTGCTCTTGATATATTTGGCGGCACATTGCCTTATAAAGAAGTCGTTCAGTGGCATAACAGGCAACAAAACAAAGAACAGGCTTAAAAATGAAAAAAAGTACAACTATATTGAATGCTTCCTCTGCGTTAGCTTGTGCAGTAATTTTCTCTGTTATGATTTCTTGTGGGGGAGATAAATTGGTGCAGAAAAGCCATATTTTCTATCGTATGGATACAGTTACTGAAATAACTATCTCTGTTCCAAGGAGCTTTGATGTTCAAAAATTATGGGAAGATATCGATACGTATCTTGCAGTAAGTGAGAGAAGATTTTCTGTCACCCACAGCGATTCAGAGGTCAGGGTAATAAATCAAAGAGAGAGTGATAGTGTCGCCGTAGGTGAGGAACTTGCAGAGATGATAAGTGCTTCTCTTAAGTATGGCCAGGAGCTTCAGGGCGCTTTCGATATAACGATCTTACCGATTAAAGAATTGTGGGGTTTGGGAGAAAACAGTTTTGCATCAGCGCGCTCTATACCTGATTCGGCTCTTGTTCAAGAAACCCTTGAAAAGGTTAATTACAAGGGGGTTTCCCTTTCAAAATCTATGGATTCTGTTTATTTCGCGTCCTCTGAGTTAAAAATTGATGTAGGGGGGGTAGCTAAGGGCTTTGTTGTTGAAGAACTTCAAAAATTATTGGAAAAAGAAGGGGTGAACGACTACCTTATTGTTGCAGGAGGTGATATTGCCGTATCAGGAAGAAAAAAAGATGGCACACCGTGGGTAATCGGAATACAACATCCAATTGATCGTTCTGCAATGATCGGCAGAGTTGCCATTGATAGTGGTGCCATAGTTACAAGTGGAGATTATGAACGATACAGAGTTGTCGATGGTATCAAATATCATCACATCTTTGATCCTAAAACCGGTTATAGCTGTAATAAAAACAGAAGCGTAACTGTCTGGACTCAACGGGCCATTGATGCTGATATCTTAAGTACCGGGCTTTTCTGTATGGATAAGGCAGAAATAAAAGCCTATGTTGAAGCCAATTCTGATATTGAGTGTTTGGTCGTTGATGCAAACGGTGATATCTATGTTAGTGAAGGATGGAAAGATAAGGTTGAGTTGTTTTAGATTTCACCTTGTGCACCTTTGGCGCCAAGAGGTATTAAAACAGCTCAATAATTGCCCTGTCTTTTCTTGCATCAAGTTCTCTGACGCTCATTATGACTTCGATATTGCCTGAAGGGCCATCCTTAGTTAAAAAGTTATTATTGCTATAAATTGTATCTCCACTGAAATGTAGCTTTATGTACTCATTTTGAACCATTCTATGATCTGGTCTGATATACAGGGTATCATTAACAGTTCGGCTTACCTCAAACTCTTCTTCTATAGTTTTGCCAGTTTGTCTTCCATAAACTTTAATTGAGTGATTATCGATTCTAAAGTAGAGGCTTTGAAGGTTAAACCCTCTGCTCCGGTCACCTTCAGGCCTTCTCTGAGTTACTAAAATACCAGTTATCTGATAATAGCGGGGGCTAAAAAAGGGGTAAGCCAGAGTGATTAAAAATAAAATCAAGAGAGTGGCTTTTTTCAATTAATAACTCCTGGTAGTGTTTCATTGTAAAAAAAAAGCAGTTGCTCCAATTGGAACAACTGCTTATGTGCTGATCAACAGAGGAGGTATTTACTCATCATCCATCTCTTCAAGCTGTCTTCTCAGCTCTTCAAGTTCTCTGTCCAGCTCTTCTGCTTCTTCTCTGCTTCTATCATCGGTATGTGTAGTAGCTGCTCTTTGCGCACGAGCCCATGCATAGTTAACATCGTCTTCAACCTCTTCAAAGGATCTTGAGAAGAAGGTGTTACGCTGGAACTCATCCACAAACGTGTGGAATTCATCGATTTCGTTACTGAAGTTTTGCTGATGATTATGAAGGCTGTCGAGCTGTCCCAGTACAACTGCAGACTGACGTGCTTCACCCAGTTCGAGAACCCTGTTTCCAAGCTGTTCGTAGCTCGATCTTGTCCTTTGATAGTTAGATCTACGCTGGGACAATGCATCCTCAGAGGGTTTTTGATGAGTTTCAAGGTAGTTAGATGCGTCCTCAAGAAGAGAAGCAGCATTACCATCTTGACCCTGCATCATGAATGAATAAGACTGCAGGAGTTTACCTTCAGCTTTGAGCACATTGTTAGTAGCCACATCAACAAGTTTAGAACCAGCTTCTCTTAAATCAGCCCACTGACGAGCCTTTAGAGCGGTCCAACCAAGCCCCATAAGGGCGTCTTCATAATAGTAGCTGTTGCTTGGTACTTCCCTTAAAGCGGTTACCGCTCTTGCAAGGGCACCTTCAACACTGAGGTCTTCATAGAAGAGATATCCAAGAAAAACATAGGAGCGGTTAATGATCTCCTCCTCTGCTTTATTTCTTGGCTCAATTTGAATACAGTGCTCAAGATCACTGATCGCTCCCTGAATATTATCATTAAGCATATTCACTACTGCGGCAGAATGATAGGCGAAAACATAATCAGGGTGTCCTTCAGGGATTTGTGTAAAAAGCTGCCTTGCACGACGATAATCTGATTCTTGTATAGCAGCCTGGCCCATAATGTAGTGAGCATGGTATTTTAAGGAATCTGGTACACCAAGTTTATTGAGCTCATTAAACTGCTGTTGGACTTTGCCCCAATCCTGCTGGCGGTAGTATACTCTCATAAGACTGAGGTCTACATATGGAACGGTTACGCTTCTTGAAAAATCCGCTTTTGCCTGGGTAAGCGCTTCTTCGGCTGCTTCCTGCAAATCCAGCTCTTCCAAACATCTACCGATATATTTGCTAACCCAGTCATTAGGTCCAAAATCGGGATGTTCGAGTTTTATCTGCATAAAGATAATGTTAGCGTCCCAGTATCTGCCTTCATAGAATAACTCTCTTGCCTGATTATATGCCTGGTTAGGACCAAGGCTGATCAGACGAGCCATTTTACGGGCATAAATTTCTTCTCTGTGACGACCAATATCACTTCGTAAGTATACCGAAACCGGAGTTGCATCGCCTTCAGTCATATTGATCAGCTGAAAAAGTGCCTGAAGATCACGTCCTCCTGTAAAACTGGGAATGTTAAAACCAACCCCAAAACCGGTGTAATCGAGCCCGGTCTCATCGTTGAGGCCAATAAGACCATAAACATTACCCATTCTCATTACCCAAAAACCGAGTTTAGCAGTCAGATCCCAATCGGTTACAACTCCATCTTCAAAGTTTTTCCCATCAGCGAGAAAATCCTTCAAAGTGAAATCGACACTGCTTTCAATTCTGTTTTCCCAGTAATTAGAGATGAGTGAAAACCTTAGTCCTCTTGCATAGCTCTCTTCAGAATCATTTATAACGTTGATCAGGTTGTTTGTGGAAACACCGATCATGTGATCACCGATAAGCGGATTACGTAGCGCTCTGTAAGTTAGACCAATATCTGCACCGAAACCTGTACGAGTGTCACTATCGGGACTTGGAACGTTTTGAGTAATAAAGTTTACATTCGCACCAACCGTGAGGCGGTTCCAGATGTTGTTGGCATAGGTAAGGACAAAAAAGTTATTCTGATCGCTTATTGTTTGACCCGTTTCTTCAATTATGCCATCTATGACCCGTGTCCCATCATATGGGCTTACGCCAAGACTGTACCATGAGAGTCCTACAGCCTGATGTAATCCAAGTGGTACAGTCACACCCAGTTCAATTTTATTAAACTCACTTAATGTGTTAGAAAAGAGAAACCGCACAGATGTATAGTTCTCTTCATTAATGTTAGCAGGATTAGAAAGAGCCGAGCGAGATGCAAAAAGGTATCTCCATCTTTCAGTAAGCAAATGTTCGCCGGGAAGGCCGGCGGATCTAACTGAATTAAGAATTCCCATCCCGCAGAGGATTGTCAGGACAAGAATGGTCCTTGGGGTTCTACGGTTAATCATCATGGTTATATATCCTTATGAATTTAATAGTTTAAGCGCGCACCAAGATCTTCATTATCAGAGCTTTTTGTCTTGC
Encoded here:
- the hisA gene encoding phosphoribosylformimino-5-aminoimidazole carboxamide ribotide isomerase, which gives rise to MRFRPCIDLHQGKVKQIVGGSLSDADSEKLITNFESPRSPAHFASMYCDDKLYGGHVIMLGPGNEHAASEAIAAFPEGFQVGGGINAENAMRYLDIGASHVIVTSYVFFGGHIQWERLEELVRALGKKRIVLDLSCRKKGDSYVIVTDRWQVLTSQTINAQLLEKLGSYCDEFLIHAADIEGLKGGVDQELIALLGEISPLNVTYAGGIRSIQDLEITKELGKSRVDATIGSALDIFGGTLPYKEVVQWHNRQQNKEQA
- a CDS encoding cache domain-containing protein, coding for MNVIPKIGTVCESQRHYHRSMLFLLTVLTFLMTLPRTASSDIKSDMEEHFSSLEVILNSIAEMPQTRATNLRNVDQHFISLLREHPSINSILRTNSNGVLINQVIRGRSPIRATRNVSGQRWYRTVSNSDETYFGYTRERGRYFLFWAKQLFNPAGRYVGTVVVKYDLEESLRDFASETDDPFVVSISDDVIFSHNWDANENISEQKLNVPGIDDLVLKATHKTDVAQEEQVSANDLAAAVDEEEATTEETAVAEENEEGRSILPIFLFIFAGIGLVGTVVGVKINIAKKNERLLKELESD
- a CDS encoding M23 family metallopeptidase; the encoded protein is MIKKRRYRLQRKKKVGNILKVFTLFIPVILAITVIRLNSSPSLASNTADQELSEITEYLDSLNREIDLVKKDLAYLRYVRRGEIGPGQGMFQVLDDMGISTVMSLAIVNTLTDTVEIVNHRVAEKFEALMDSTEPERVVSFSYKPNPSVEHRLKDDGSGEFVYQRIDHPTTIEHRIYEGVLEQGASLDQTLRAMEIPGSMVGVVNGILQCKISFRTDARAGDRFKVLLRERFFQDSIRIESHVLYAHYNGVRAGTHEAYRYEDFDPKSSYTAHYTREGEALIYSGLRYPLDRLHITSPYGMRRHPITGVRSMHWGVDYRAATGTPVYAVAEGVVVKSAYNRTNGNYIAVRHSDNYTSYYLHLHRRSVRRGQRVQSRQVIGTVGSTGLSTGPHLHFGFKRPNGSWMDPLKKRMIATPKLEGERLVRLNDQIAEIDTFLDSLSTEQPSILAQKKEN
- a CDS encoding FAD:protein FMN transferase; this encodes MKKSTTILNASSALACAVIFSVMISCGGDKLVQKSHIFYRMDTVTEITISVPRSFDVQKLWEDIDTYLAVSERRFSVTHSDSEVRVINQRESDSVAVGEELAEMISASLKYGQELQGAFDITILPIKELWGLGENSFASARSIPDSALVQETLEKVNYKGVSLSKSMDSVYFASSELKIDVGGVAKGFVVEELQKLLEKEGVNDYLIVAGGDIAVSGRKKDGTPWVIGIQHPIDRSAMIGRVAIDSGAIVTSGDYERYRVVDGIKYHHIFDPKTGYSCNKNRSVTVWTQRAIDADILSTGLFCMDKAEIKAYVEANSDIECLVVDANGDIYVSEGWKDKVELF